In the genome of Streptomyces sp. SAI-127, the window CTCTTCTGGTAGGCCTCGGAGATGGTGTTGGTGAAGACCAGCGTGCCGGACACGAACGCCACGCCGAGCATCACGGCGAGCACGGTCATGAGCAGTCTGGCCTTGTGCGCGAGTACGTTGCGCAGGGCGGTGCGGAACATCAGGAGGTGCGGCCCTTCGCGTCGAACTGCTTCATGAAGTCGAGGACGTTGTCGGCGGTGGGCTGGTACATCTCGTCGACGATCCGGCCGTCCGCGAGGAACACCACCCGGTCCGCGTACGCCGCGGCCACCGGGTCGTGGGTCACCATGACGACCGTCTGCCCCAGCTCCCGAACGGAGTTGCGCAGGAAGCCCAGCACCTCGGCGCCGGAGCGTGAGTCGAGGTTTCCGGTCGGCTCGTCGCCGAAGATGATGTCGGGCCTGGACGCCAGTGCCCGGGCGACGGCGACGCGCTGCTGCTGGCCGCCGGAGAGCTGGGCGGGCCGGTGGCTGAGGCGGTCCCGCAGCCCGACCATCTGGATGACCGACTCCAGCCACTGCTTGTCCGGTTTGCGGCCGGCGATGTCCATCGGGAGGGTGATGTTCTCCAGGGCCGTCAGGGTCGGCAGCAGGTTGAACGCCTGGAAGATGAAGCCGATCTTGTCCCGCCGCAGTTTGGTCAGCTGCTTGTCCTTCAGCGAGCCGAGCTCGGTCTCGCCGATGCGGACCGAACCGGAGGAGAAGGTGTCGAGGCCGGCGACGCAGTGCATCAGCGTGGACTTGCCGGAGCCGGAGGGACCCATGATCGCGGTGAACTCGGCCTGGTGGAACTCGACGGTGACCCGGTCCAGGGCGACCACCTGGGTCTCGCCCTGTCCGTAGATCTTCGACAGATCCGTGGCGCGCGCGGCCACGGTGGTGGTCCGGCCGGCGACGGGTGTGGTGGTCACGGGATGGAACTCCTAGCGGGACGACATCGTTGAAGGACGTCTTCCATCGTGGTGGCCACAGCGCGCCGTGTAGTCAGCCGCAGTTCTGGTTCCGAAGGCAGACTTTGGAGGGACCGCGGCGCCGGGTGTCATACCTGGGGATGACGGAGGCCCCTGATCGGGGAAAGTGCAGAGAACAGGTGGAGCGTCCTCGTTCGGGCGGTGAAATTCCGTCATTCCGCATGCGCGGCCGGGTGTCCCACGTAACGCTATTGGCAAGTGCGGATGGCGTGTTCCGTGGTCTGATGCACCCTCAGACGTCAATAAAATAAGACAACATCGGTCCGCCCGTCCGCTGTTCGGGGGATGCGTCCCGATAGGCTCGGAACCTCGACGCGGAGCCCATGGCCTGCCCGGATGGTGGAATGCAGACACGGCGAGCTTAAACCTCGCTGCCCCTTCGCGGGCGTGCCGGTTCAAGTCCGGTTCCGGGCACTCTCGCTGAAACCGGTCCTGACCTGCGGATACGGGCTCTCGGCGCCGACTCTCTTTCGCGTAACTGGCGCACGGCTGGCGCACGCTGCCTTACCCTGCCGTCCATGGCGTACGTGAAACCGATGACGGGCAAGGACGGATCGGTCACCAGCCACCGCGTGAAGTGGCGCCTGGGCGGCGCCCGTGACGGTGCCTGGCAGAGCGAGCGATTCGACGGGGACGAGGCCGGGGCGCAGGCGGCGGAGGTGTTCTGTCAGGCCGTCAACGACAACGGCCAGCAGTGGCCGCCCGGGTGGGTCAAGGGGGAGGGGTACATCGACCCGTCCGCCGGCGTCGAGGACTCCTACATCTTCGGCACCTACGCCCGCCAGTGCATTGCAAACAAGACAGGCGTGGAGGAGCGCTACAGGGCGGACTGCTACCGGGAGTTGGAGCAGTACCTTCTGCCGACGTTCGGCAACTGTGATATCCGCTCCCCGGAGCACTTCAGCCGGGCGACCGTGGCGGCCTGGGTCAACAAGATGGCCCAGACGTACGTATGGCGCGGCTCCAAGCGCAAGCTGATGAGCCCGAAGACGCTCCGCAACGTGCACGGCCTGTTGTCGTCCGTCCTCAACGAGGCGGTGGAGGCGGAGCCCCCGCTGCGGGTGCGCAACCCCTGCAAGGGCATCCGGCTGCCGCGTACGGACGATGAGGGCGCGCTGGACGACGAGCGCACCGAAGAGATGGAGTTCATGACCCCGGACGAGGTGGGGGGCCTGGTCTCCTGCTTCGAGCGTCCGGAGGACAAGGTGCTGGTGCGCCTGGCGTACGGCACCGGCCTGCGCTGGGGCGAGATCACGGCCCTGGCCGCGCGGCACGCCCGCAACCCGTCCGCCGACGTCTTCGAGGTGCGGGTGTCCCGGGCGTGGAAGCGCCGGCCGAAGACCCACCCGCAGCCGGGCGCGTACCTGGGCACGCCCAAGAGCAAGGCGTCCCGGCGCACCGTGGACATCTCGGCCGGCCTGTGGCAGGAGCTGCTGGGGCACGGCCTGGCCGGCCTGGGCAAGGACGCGCTGATCTTCCACAACGGGCACGGGGAGCGGCTGGTCTACAGCACGTTCTATGACCGGTGGGTGGCGGCCGTCACGGAGGCCAAGGCGCGCGGCCTGATCCCTGAGTGGAAGTACCCGACGTTCCACGACCTGCGCCACTCCCACGTGGCCGCGCTGCTGTCGGACCGGCACAGCCTGGAGTACGTCAAGCGGCGCCTGGGCCACGAGAGCATCAAGACCACCAGCGACCGGTACGGCCACCTGCTGCGGGAGGCCCATGCGGGAGCGCTGGCGACGATCGACCGCGCGCTGGGCATCCCGTCGACCGCCGGCCCGGACGGGGAGGCGGACGAGTTCGAGGAGCACGAGGCGCGTACCCCGGTGACGGACCCCGGGCGGTCGCTGTATGTCGCGCATGTGGGCTCCCTGCTGGTCGGGTTCTGGCGGGCCGAGCACGCCGAGGAGTTGGCGGAGCGGTGGGCGCGGGAGCGCGGCGGCGCCGTGCGGGTGGAGCGGATGAGCGCGGACTGGTGGATCCGGTCCACCGGCGGGCAGGTCGGGTCCGACAACGGCCTCAAGGCCGTACGGGATGAGCTGCCCGGGCGGGCGTTCGTGTGGTTCCTCGGCCCGGCCCTGTACGACGTGGACGGCAGGGAGTGCACGCCCAACCCGAGCGCGCATCAGCCGGCCGGGCGGTGGGTGTGGGAGTTCGAGGAGGAGGACCACATCGAGGAGCCGTCTCGCTCC includes:
- a CDS encoding site-specific integrase; amino-acid sequence: MAYVKPMTGKDGSVTSHRVKWRLGGARDGAWQSERFDGDEAGAQAAEVFCQAVNDNGQQWPPGWVKGEGYIDPSAGVEDSYIFGTYARQCIANKTGVEERYRADCYRELEQYLLPTFGNCDIRSPEHFSRATVAAWVNKMAQTYVWRGSKRKLMSPKTLRNVHGLLSSVLNEAVEAEPPLRVRNPCKGIRLPRTDDEGALDDERTEEMEFMTPDEVGGLVSCFERPEDKVLVRLAYGTGLRWGEITALAARHARNPSADVFEVRVSRAWKRRPKTHPQPGAYLGTPKSKASRRTVDISAGLWQELLGHGLAGLGKDALIFHNGHGERLVYSTFYDRWVAAVTEAKARGLIPEWKYPTFHDLRHSHVAALLSDRHSLEYVKRRLGHESIKTTSDRYGHLLREAHAGALATIDRALGIPSTAGPDGEADEFEEHEARTPVTDPGRSLYVAHVGSLLVGFWRAEHAEELAERWARERGGAVRVERMSADWWIRSTGGQVGSDNGLKAVRDELPGRAFVWFLGPALYDVDGRECTPNPSAHQPAGRWVWEFEEEDHIEEPSRSTTRWRPGWEALTEARAWGLDQEAVLAAYTVARADAVRTCGYHPERAAGERQPVT
- a CDS encoding ABC transporter ATP-binding protein, coding for MTTTPVAGRTTTVAARATDLSKIYGQGETQVVALDRVTVEFHQAEFTAIMGPSGSGKSTLMHCVAGLDTFSSGSVRIGETELGSLKDKQLTKLRRDKIGFIFQAFNLLPTLTALENITLPMDIAGRKPDKQWLESVIQMVGLRDRLSHRPAQLSGGQQQRVAVARALASRPDIIFGDEPTGNLDSRSGAEVLGFLRNSVRELGQTVVMVTHDPVAAAYADRVVFLADGRIVDEMYQPTADNVLDFMKQFDAKGRTS